One Paraburkholderia agricolaris DNA segment encodes these proteins:
- a CDS encoding LysR family transcriptional regulator gives MTMRNATLRQLKVFETVARHLSFSRAAEELHLTQPAVSTQVRQLEEHAGLPLFEQLGKKIYLTPAGTEMLHYSRAIIQQFHEVDEAMGQLKGVSGGKLNVAVISAGDYFFPRVLAEFTRRYSGVVLNLAVHNRAELLHQLATNQTDLAVMVRPPHETDATNEPFAPHPYVIVAAPTHPLAHKRNIKMSQLANEAFIVRERGSDTWNSMEEGFAGRLANLKIAMEIKSTETIKQAVIAGMGIAFLSAHTISLELQLGHLVVLDVESFPVMLNWYVVHRKNKRLPPVAVAFKRFLMEEGANLIEKITRVKELSVYKQ, from the coding sequence ATGACGATGCGCAATGCGACTCTGCGGCAACTGAAGGTCTTTGAAACGGTGGCGCGCCACCTGAGCTTCTCGCGCGCCGCGGAAGAACTGCATCTGACGCAACCCGCCGTCTCCACCCAGGTCCGGCAACTCGAGGAACATGCGGGACTGCCGCTGTTCGAACAGCTCGGCAAGAAAATCTACCTGACGCCGGCCGGCACCGAGATGCTCCACTACAGCCGCGCGATCATCCAGCAGTTCCACGAAGTCGACGAGGCGATGGGGCAGCTCAAGGGCGTGTCCGGCGGCAAGCTGAACGTCGCGGTGATCAGCGCCGGCGACTACTTCTTTCCGCGGGTGCTGGCTGAGTTCACGCGGCGCTACTCGGGCGTCGTGCTCAATCTCGCGGTACACAATCGCGCGGAACTGCTGCATCAGCTCGCGACCAATCAGACCGATCTCGCCGTGATGGTGCGCCCGCCGCACGAAACCGACGCGACCAATGAGCCGTTCGCACCGCACCCTTATGTGATCGTGGCGGCGCCCACTCATCCGCTCGCGCACAAACGCAACATCAAGATGAGCCAGTTGGCGAACGAGGCTTTTATCGTGCGCGAGCGCGGCTCGGACACCTGGAATTCGATGGAAGAAGGTTTCGCCGGCCGTCTCGCCAATCTCAAGATCGCGATGGAGATCAAGAGCACCGAGACGATCAAGCAGGCCGTGATCGCCGGCATGGGCATCGCGTTCCTGTCGGCCCATACGATCAGTCTCGAGTTGCAGCTCGGTCATCTTGTCGTGCTCGACGTCGAGAGCTTTCCCGTCATGCTCAACTGGTACGTCGTGCATCGGAAGAACAAGCGCCTGCCGCCGGTTGCGGTTGCCTTCAAACGCTTCCTGATGGAGGAAGGAGCGAATCTCATCGAGAAAATTACCCGCGTGAAGGAATTGAGCGTCTATAAACAGTAG
- a CDS encoding NAD(P)(+) transhydrogenase (Re/Si-specific) subunit beta: MTQRPGLVALFGSAMGLAVMVGGFACYLSATMATATATTATRANVERFELYTAVFIGALVFAACAIAFCMLRGTLDLSAAARPGHGIVNVSALLLCGWLGYGFVTEQAQPFGLAALLAMSVLAAALGMHLMANRAYSRNPGTYALSGRRHARGDARCHAGTLKQRGVLARIEWHGGEEQTWALREITPCMVRAAAYRHRRGWHDTGKVGAHRHGPVRQHATLRAMYRQR, encoded by the coding sequence ATGACGCAACGGCCCGGCCTCGTTGCGTTGTTCGGCAGCGCCATGGGACTGGCTGTTATGGTGGGCGGCTTTGCCTGCTATCTTTCGGCGACGATGGCGACGGCGACGGCGACGACGGCGACACGGGCGAATGTCGAGCGTTTCGAACTCTATACGGCGGTGTTCATCGGTGCGCTGGTTTTTGCCGCGTGTGCAATCGCGTTCTGCATGCTGCGCGGCACATTGGATCTCAGCGCGGCGGCGCGTCCGGGTCACGGCATCGTCAATGTATCGGCGCTGCTGCTGTGTGGGTGGCTTGGCTACGGCTTCGTCACCGAACAGGCCCAGCCGTTCGGGCTCGCCGCGCTGCTGGCGATGAGCGTGCTAGCCGCTGCGCTCGGTATGCATCTGATGGCGAATCGCGCCTACTCCCGCAATCCCGGCACCTACGCGCTCAGCGGACGCCGCCATGCGCGTGGTGATGCGCGTTGTCACGCGGGAACGCTCAAGCAACGAGGCGTGTTGGCGCGCATCGAATGGCACGGTGGGGAAGAGCAAACATGGGCGCTGCGTGAGATCACGCCGTGCATGGTGCGCGCGGCAGCATACCGGCATCGCCGCGGCTGGCACGATACTGGGAAGGTGGGCGCACACAGGCATGGGCCTGTGCGCCAGCACGCGACGCTTCGCGCGATGTACCGTCAAAGATGA
- a CDS encoding fumarylacetoacetate hydrolase family protein, translated as MDTWMRFMSSDGGIVFGRVEGGYLHEYESLDQPVPTGAVLSTRALTPLAPCAPGKIVALWNNYHALAAKLDKPVPAHPLFLLKPAGSVIGSGEAIRRPPSYAGKIVYEGELGIVIGRRCRDASAEEAADSIFGYTLVNDVTAADLLNENPHFPQWCRAKGFDTFCCIGPSIVSGFDWSTARLVTMLDGVERQNYPFADMVFSPAEQVRLISQDLTLEPGDVIACGTSVGVGSIKDGATVTITVEGIGTLSNALTAACEFVL; from the coding sequence ATGGATACGTGGATGCGTTTCATGTCGAGCGACGGTGGCATCGTGTTCGGCCGGGTGGAAGGCGGCTATCTGCACGAGTACGAAAGTCTCGATCAACCGGTGCCGACCGGCGCGGTGTTGTCGACCCGTGCACTCACGCCGCTCGCGCCGTGTGCGCCCGGCAAGATTGTTGCGTTATGGAATAACTATCACGCGCTCGCGGCGAAGCTCGACAAGCCTGTGCCGGCGCATCCGCTATTTCTGCTGAAGCCGGCGGGATCGGTGATCGGCTCGGGTGAGGCAATCCGGCGGCCGCCCAGCTATGCGGGCAAGATCGTCTACGAAGGTGAACTCGGGATCGTGATCGGACGGCGCTGCCGCGATGCGAGTGCTGAAGAGGCCGCGGATTCGATCTTCGGCTACACCCTGGTCAACGACGTGACCGCGGCCGATCTGCTGAACGAGAATCCCCACTTTCCGCAGTGGTGCCGCGCAAAGGGCTTCGATACGTTCTGCTGTATCGGACCTTCGATCGTTTCCGGTTTCGACTGGTCCACAGCACGTCTCGTGACGATGCTCGACGGTGTAGAGCGGCAGAACTATCCGTTTGCCGATATGGTGTTTTCTCCTGCCGAGCAGGTGCGTCTGATTTCACAGGACTTGACGCTCGAACCGGGCGATGTGATTGCGTGCGGCACGTCAGTTGGCGTCGGATCGATCAAGGATGGTGCGACTGTGACGATCACGGTCGAGGGGATCGGCACGTTGAGCAATGCGCTGACCGCTGCCTGTGAGTTTGTGCTATGA
- the oxlT gene encoding oxalate/formate MFS antiporter encodes MDDINQQTTARVFWANRWWQLVIGMMCMALVANLQYAWTLFVTPMNTRHHWGEASIQLAFAIFILTETWLVPVEGWLVDKFGPRPVVAGGAVCAGLAWVMNSYATTLPMLYVSAVIAGIGAGGVYGTCVGNALKWFPDRRGLAAGLTAAGFGAGAAVTVIPIASMITRSGYEHTFFFFGILQGVCILGLALLLKKPTLRQQAAPKKKFAVTKVDYTPGQMIKTPVFWVIYVSFVAVAAGGLMATAQIGPIAKDWGLARIPMTIFGMTLPLLTATLSIDNICNGFTRPLCGFISDKLGRENTMFVIFIGEGLALLGLMQYGSNPYAFMTFAALIFLFWGEIFSIFPAICADTFGSKYAAANAGTLYTAKGTASLLVPIASVLSATGGWNLVFIVSAVVTIAAGISAKFILAPMRSRWIETHNEPQGALAVAGSKSSRLSRWPEQTGE; translated from the coding sequence ATGGACGATATCAATCAGCAGACCACGGCCCGCGTATTCTGGGCGAACCGTTGGTGGCAACTCGTCATCGGCATGATGTGCATGGCATTGGTAGCCAATCTGCAATACGCATGGACGTTGTTCGTCACACCGATGAATACGCGGCATCATTGGGGGGAAGCATCCATCCAGCTCGCCTTCGCTATTTTCATTCTCACTGAAACGTGGCTCGTGCCGGTAGAAGGCTGGCTGGTCGACAAGTTCGGTCCGCGCCCGGTAGTCGCCGGCGGTGCGGTATGCGCAGGTCTCGCCTGGGTCATGAATTCATATGCGACGACCTTGCCGATGCTGTATGTGTCGGCGGTCATTGCCGGGATCGGTGCGGGTGGCGTGTACGGTACGTGTGTCGGCAATGCGTTGAAGTGGTTTCCGGATCGGCGCGGTCTCGCGGCCGGTTTGACGGCGGCGGGATTTGGCGCCGGCGCGGCGGTCACCGTCATTCCTATCGCCAGCATGATCACGCGCTCCGGCTACGAGCACACGTTCTTTTTCTTCGGCATCCTGCAGGGTGTTTGCATACTCGGCCTCGCGCTGCTGTTGAAAAAACCGACCTTGCGCCAGCAGGCGGCACCGAAGAAGAAGTTCGCGGTCACCAAGGTCGATTACACGCCGGGCCAGATGATCAAGACACCGGTGTTCTGGGTGATCTACGTGTCGTTTGTCGCGGTGGCGGCCGGCGGCCTGATGGCGACGGCGCAAATTGGTCCGATCGCGAAAGATTGGGGGCTCGCACGCATCCCGATGACGATCTTCGGCATGACCCTGCCGCTGCTCACCGCCACGCTTTCGATCGACAACATCTGCAACGGCTTTACGCGCCCCCTGTGCGGTTTCATTTCCGACAAACTCGGCCGTGAAAACACAATGTTCGTGATCTTCATCGGCGAAGGGCTGGCATTGCTCGGTCTCATGCAATACGGCAGCAACCCGTATGCGTTCATGACGTTCGCGGCATTGATCTTCCTGTTCTGGGGCGAAATTTTCTCGATCTTCCCGGCGATCTGTGCCGACACTTTCGGCAGCAAATACGCGGCGGCCAATGCGGGCACGCTTTACACCGCAAAGGGCACGGCCTCGCTGCTGGTGCCGATCGCTTCGGTATTGTCGGCAACAGGCGGCTGGAATCTCGTCTTTATCGTCTCGGCCGTCGTCACGATTGCCGCGGGCATCTCGGCGAAGTTCATTCTTGCGCCCATGCGTTCGCGCTGGATCGAAACGCACAACGAACCTCAGGGTGCGCTCGCCGTTGCCGGCAGCAAGTCCTCGCGGCTTAGCCGTTGGCCTGAGCAGACAGGCGAATAG